The DNA segment TGGCATTTGACCGCTATGCGGCTGTTTGCAGGCCCCTTCACTATACAGTAATCATGCACCCCCGTCTGTGTGCCCTGATGGCTTCTGCTTCATGGATCATTGGTTTTGCCAACTCCTTGTTGCAGACAGTGCTCATCTTCCTTTTACCACTTTGTGGGAGAAATAAATTAGACCACTTCCTTTGTGAGATCCCTCCTTTTCTCAAACTTGCCTGTGTTGATACCACTATGAATGTGTATATGACCTTCTTTGGCAGTGTCATCATTCTTCTCACACCTGTTTCATTAATCATGTTGTCCTATGGTCGGATTGTCAGGGCAGTCTTAAGAATAAAGTCCACTGCAGGGCAGAGAAAAGCATTTGGCACGTGTGGGTCCCACCTCATCGTGGTCTCCCTGTTCTTTGGCACAGCCATCTCTGTGTATTTTCAGCCCAGCAGCAGCGACTCCCAGGATCAGGAAAAGTTCATGTCTCTCTTCTACACTGTCATTATCCCCATGACCAACCCCCTCATATATACGCTGAGGAACAGGGATGTGAAGGGGGCAATGAAGAAGGTGCTTTGGAACGACTCTGACTCCAGATGATGGGTGAGGAGGACAGTTTAACAGAAGGACTTTGAATGGCAGAACtattcagatatatatgtatgccCCATGAGTTATCTAAAATTTCCTTTGGCAACTCTGCAGGGAATTTGTTTCCTTCATTCCCGATGAATAagtttttgtattcatttcaaCTTCCAGAGATGCTGATTCAGTGTTCTGACAGCATCTGCTTTGTAGTTACTGTTTTAACAGCTCCAAGGATTTTTTATTTGCACTCCCATTTGGGTACATTGGGAGTGCAAATGGGTAcattggaggacttccctggtgtctcagacagtaaagcgtctgtctacaatgccagagatctgggtttgatccctgggccgggaagatctgctggagaaggaaatgccaatccactccagtactattgcctggaaaatcccgtggacagaggagcctgatagattacagttcatggggtggcaaagagtcggacacggctgagcgacttcacttcactttgggtACATTGTTCACATCTATTTGCAAAAAGACATGCGTTTATATTACATGAAGCCCAAATAAGAACATAAAACCACTGAAACACTGTAaggaatattattaataatattttctagGAGTTACTAGAAGAtaccattcattcttttatttggaTCATGGCTCTACTAAAATTCCATGGTTTGATGATTTGATCAGACGTTTTTCACTGATGTAGGTGGAGCACTTGTGGGGAAAACAAAGTTGAATCTCAAAGACAATCTTGCTGCATTAATCCTGGTAAAGCCATTCAGACATCAGGTGCAACTGTAACCTCAGCAGCGCAGCAGCCATATTGTGTAGGATCATTTCAGAGAATGTCACGCCTAGGACTCACTGAGCGAAGGGTACGATGCACTGCTGGCAGTGACACTGGTAGCCCTTCGTTGGTAAGAACACCAGGTAGTTCTTACGTGTATTTTTGTTCACAGCAGGAGGAAAACACCGATGTGAGATACAAAGTTGGTAAGAATAGCAggtagttcttatgtgtatttttgTTCACAGCAGGAGAAAAACACCGATGTGAGGTATAAAGTTGgtcattttaattttgtgaacCACCTAGTTCCTCtctaaaatgagatttttaagtGAGGAAATTTCGAGGGCATTATATCTGAGCAGCACATGACCCAGGTTCTACTGCCTGTTCTACACATTTTACCTATTGTGATGCAGCAAAAATTTCAAAGGGTAAAATATATTTAGATTATTCTCATCATGGCATTTTATAAACTCTTTGATTTAGGCATCAGTTGATTAAGACCTTAGAATCTCTCCTCTGTTAAAAGTCCCATGAAATTTGAATTTAGTGAATATTGGAAATGGACTCTGATTCCCAGGAAATCCCATGTTTGGTGGAGATGTCCTCAGACTCATCAGAAGGAAATTGAAAAATCAAATATTGTgcctattaatttaaaaatatgtgcctAAGCTTTAGTAGTAGCTGTCTAATTGTGAAATAACTGTCACAGAGTTCTGAATTATGAGTAACAAAATAAACATTCCAGAAAAAATTAATCTGCCATTCTAGGTCTTAGATCCCTACTCAAGCTCAGTTTAcagcataaatttattttcaggtaTATATTCTGTTTGTGTCAGTTAAATGTCATGAACAGTGTGTTTTTCTCTGGAGGTTAGAGCTTTGACTGTGCTATcatcaaagaaatatttatgatttttggTAGATTTCCCCAGCATGCACCACAAGGCAAGTAAATGCATTTGTGTCTCTTAGTGGACACAAAAGCATGACAACTATCACACAGTTCCCTATCCTAGCAGCTAAGCATCCTCCTGTTTTTGAACCCTTCCAGCCAATTTGCCTGAGAAGTGGTCTTGCAAGCTGGACATGGCAGTGTGGGTAAATTATATACAGGGTCAAGATTTTATCTATATTCCTAACAGCACCACACTCTTCACCCTTGAATTAAACACTTGTGAAACCAAGTATTTTGACCCCACAATAATGCTGAATAATACCTGATTAAAAGCAGTTTGGAGTGCTGTGTACTCTGAATGGTAAGAAATTTCCCCCTTTCTTATTACTCAATCAGGTCTTGATAGTTATGCCCAAAGAGTCACTTACAAATCCCTCAATGATACTTTCTTTGGTGCAGAAACCCTCAAGGTCACATGACATCACAAAGCCCATTTTCTTGAATGAGCAGCTACTTGTCTGGTCCTAAggactgccacacacacacacacaaaaaaagatttatttgttttaagcAAATGCCTGAGTGTCACTTGGATGTGTATATTACTTTAGAATAAATTACAGATAATAAAGGTATCTAGATCTCaaggtaaaataattaaaaaaagaaacacttaaaaGATACCACATAACCAAAGTTgagttctgttttgtaaatttttcAAATGATATCTGCCTTTTCAAGCTGTCCCTCTTTAGTTTccagaacagggattgaacccatggcccctgcagtagACGCATGGAGCCTATACCCTGGAACGGTAAAGAATTTCCTCCTTTTGAATTCTTAATATCTGTGAAATGGCTGCAGTGGGTGTACCCAGGCCTTGGCTAAATTATTTGATCCCATCTGGAGTTCAGAACTGTCAATACACCCAAGAGCAAGTCATAATCTTTCATCATTTTTGCCTTCTGAGGAATACAAGGTGAACACAGTGTGCTCAGGCAATGTGTCACCTTGGAAGCCTGAAGTGTCAGTCAGACTCCTCTGAAACCACCACCAGATTGACtaacaattagaaaataatacaaaacaagAGCAAAAACATGTGCAATGTCTGTGAGGCcccaaaacagtcagacactgcTTCCTGAACTTAGGTTTTTAAcatggaatatataaaataaatgagggaCTCTCACTTGTTTAACTTGTATCATACAAGTCAGCAAAGGAAGGCTTGAGAGTTTCTCACCTGATATGTGTCCTCATCTTGGTATTCTGGCTTTTAGGACTTTTATTCATTAGAATAACTGTAGTCTGTATACTGTATGTTTATCACATTCTAAACAGACCCTATCCACCCTGCTAAAAACATTAGTAGAATGGTAATCAGCATATAGTGACCCCTGTAATATCCTCATTTATCTCCTAGTCAGTAGATTTCAGTGTTAACTGTTTGCCCAGGGTTCTGCTCTAACCAGGGTCACTGAGGACGGAAGAACAGATTATAGTTGTCTGTCAACTCTTTCCTCTAGGTGTGCTCTTTTCTGATGCCTGTTTGTATTATGACTGAGAGCTTCTTCCATCTTTTCAATATTATAGCATAGTTCAAACTTGATATGGCAGACTCGGAACCACAGTGTATAGAAATGTGTTGTGGACGTGGTTTCCTGGGAAGGGGTGCTCTATGTAAATGCAGAAATGAGAAGTTGTATGTCTCTTGAATCAGAGGGTTCAGGGGAAGGTGTCCCTGAGGCAGCTGTAGGGATTGGGTATTCATGCTCTTTTTAAACAATCTATTCTACTGATTTATATTGtttggtggattctttaaccattTTGTAGTGAATTAAATCCACAATGTCTTTAGAAGCTGCAAGTTCTTCTAATTAGGTGACCATCTAAGGGTAATTTTAAGCTCTTTTGAGAGTGAAATTCTTCAGTTGtgataagtgaaagtcgctccatcgtgtctaactctgtgaccagatggactatagcccacgaggctcctctgttcatagcattccccaggcaagaatactgaagtgggatgccatttcgttcttcaggggatctttctgacccagggatctttcTTGTGGGTTGAACCATTGCAAGCAGAtattttaccctctgagccaccagggaagctgttgcCATACCTGTGGCTTTAGTCTCACTGAAGCATCCTAGGCGTTTCCAGTGATTAGGTTATTGGGGATACTCAGGATCAATGGAATGTCACTGATAGATGTCAAAATCTTTCTCAGGAGCCCAGTCCTGATTTTGTGTTAGCCGGTCATAAGTAGTGCTTACTAAATATTCTTCAGTCCttatttcatgcatttgagaattGTTAAATAGTCTCCCAAGATTCTCTTTGGAAAGTTTCTTAATGATGCATCCACTCAATGAGAATTCTGTTTGgtttaatataaataaagtgAGCACCATAGCCATCAATGTGTCATTTTTATCCTGAGAGCAACCTCTCTCTGAGTTTACTCCCCATCTTGGAAAAAGCCTCCAGTACTTCCCAAGGAATATTTCTCCTCATATTCCTCCCCAGCATgttctgttttggtttctttttggttttaaatAACACATATTACTATGTTATTACACACAGCCGGATGTACACATCCACAAACACGCACTCTCTATGCAACCACTTTTAGATAG comes from the Capricornis sumatraensis isolate serow.1 chromosome 22, serow.2, whole genome shotgun sequence genome and includes:
- the LOC138069300 gene encoding putative olfactory receptor 2B8, whose amino-acid sequence is MEQKNGSSFTGFILLGFSDRPQLELVLFVVLLIFYIFTLLGNTTIIALSYLDPCLHTPMYFFLSNLSFLDMCYTTSIVPQFLVNLSGADKSISFGGCVVQMFISLGLGCTECILLGVMAFDRYAAVCRPLHYTVIMHPRLCALMASASWIIGFANSLLQTVLIFLLPLCGRNKLDHFLCEIPPFLKLACVDTTMNVYMTFFGSVIILLTPVSLIMLSYGRIVRAVLRIKSTAGQRKAFGTCGSHLIVVSLFFGTAISVYFQPSSSDSQDQEKFMSLFYTVIIPMTNPLIYTLRNRDVKGAMKKVLWNDSDSR